In Arsenicicoccus sp. oral taxon 190, the following are encoded in one genomic region:
- the hemB gene encoding porphobilinogen synthase, translating to MSFPTHRPRRLRQSPAVRRLVAQTRLHPAQLILPVFVREGATEPRPIGSMPGVVQHSLDSLEQAAREAARAGVGGIMVFGVPTSKDAVGSGATDPDGILNVALRRLADTVGDDLVVMADLCLDEFTDHGHCGVLDDRGRVDNDATLERYAAMGIAQAEAGAIVVGLSGMMDGQVGHVRQALDDAGRTDTILLAYAAKYASGYYGPFREAVASSLQGDRATYQQDPANFTESLRETRLDIEEGADMVMVKPALPYLDVLAAVAAESTVPVSAYQVSGEYAQIEAAAAQGWIDRERVALESLTSIHRAGAAQILTYYATEAAGWIS from the coding sequence GTGAGCTTTCCCACGCACCGCCCCCGTCGCCTGCGGCAGAGCCCCGCGGTCCGGCGCCTCGTCGCGCAGACCCGGCTGCACCCGGCGCAGCTGATCCTGCCGGTCTTCGTGCGGGAGGGGGCCACCGAGCCACGGCCCATCGGGTCCATGCCCGGCGTGGTGCAGCACTCCCTGGACAGCCTCGAGCAGGCCGCCCGGGAGGCGGCCCGGGCGGGCGTCGGCGGGATCATGGTCTTCGGGGTCCCCACCAGCAAGGACGCCGTCGGGTCCGGCGCCACCGACCCCGACGGGATCCTCAACGTCGCGCTGCGCCGGCTGGCCGACACCGTCGGCGACGACCTGGTCGTGATGGCCGACCTGTGCCTGGACGAGTTCACCGACCACGGCCACTGCGGGGTCCTCGACGACCGCGGCCGGGTCGACAACGACGCCACCCTGGAGCGGTACGCCGCGATGGGCATCGCCCAGGCCGAGGCCGGCGCCATCGTCGTGGGCCTGTCCGGGATGATGGACGGCCAGGTCGGCCACGTGCGCCAGGCCCTCGACGACGCCGGCCGCACCGACACCATCCTGCTCGCCTACGCCGCGAAGTACGCGTCCGGCTACTACGGCCCCTTCCGCGAGGCCGTCGCCAGCTCGCTGCAGGGCGACCGCGCCACCTACCAGCAGGACCCCGCCAACTTCACCGAGTCGCTGCGCGAGACCCGCCTCGACATCGAGGAGGGCGCCGACATGGTCATGGTCAAGCCGGCGCTGCCCTACCTCGACGTCCTCGCGGCGGTCGCGGCCGAGTCGACCGTGCCGGTGTCCGCCTACCAGGTGTCGGGGGAGTATGCCCAGATCGAGGCCGCCGCCGCCCAGGGCTGGATCGACCGCGAGCGCGTCGCCCTGGAGTCGCTGACGAGCATCCACCGGGCCGGCGCCGCGCAGATCCTCACCTACTACGCGACCGAGGCCGCCGGCTGGATCTCGTGA
- a CDS encoding cytochrome c biogenesis CcdA family protein has translation MITGPTDVIAEGTLPLAALVALVAGAVSFLSPCVLPLVPGFLGYVTGLGETSLQERRVRRMLGGTTLFVLGFTLVFVPLVILVVSSLSVLLRDHRELLVRVGGAVVLLLALVFAGVGTQRQVKVGWRPAAGLAGAPLLGAAFALGWTPCIGPTLGAVMALGSPLDDSQTGPLLRGAVLGVAYCLGLGLPFLALAGGYSRLVGAWSALRRHQRALQLAGAALLALLGLLMLLGLWEPLMSGLQQRLIDVFGDPVI, from the coding sequence GTGATCACCGGGCCCACCGACGTGATCGCCGAGGGGACCCTCCCGCTCGCCGCTCTCGTCGCGCTCGTCGCCGGTGCCGTGTCCTTCCTGTCGCCGTGCGTGCTGCCGCTGGTGCCGGGCTTCCTGGGCTACGTGACCGGGCTGGGGGAGACCAGCCTGCAGGAGCGGCGCGTGCGCCGGATGCTCGGCGGCACCACGCTCTTCGTGCTCGGCTTCACCCTGGTCTTCGTGCCGCTCGTGATCCTGGTGGTCTCGTCGTTGTCGGTGCTGCTGCGCGACCACCGCGAGCTGCTGGTGCGGGTGGGCGGCGCCGTGGTGCTGCTGCTGGCGCTCGTCTTCGCGGGGGTGGGCACGCAGCGGCAGGTCAAGGTCGGGTGGCGACCCGCCGCCGGCCTCGCCGGGGCCCCGCTCCTGGGCGCCGCCTTCGCCCTCGGCTGGACCCCGTGCATCGGCCCCACCCTCGGCGCCGTCATGGCCCTCGGCAGCCCCCTGGACGACAGCCAGACCGGGCCGCTGCTGCGCGGGGCCGTGCTCGGCGTCGCCTACTGCCTCGGCCTCGGCCTGCCCTTCCTGGCGCTGGCCGGCGGCTACTCCCGGCTGGTGGGCGCCTGGTCGGCGCTGCGCCGCCACCAGCGGGCCCTGCAGCTGGCCGGCGCCGCGCTGCTGGCGCTGCTCGGCCTGCTGATGCTGCTGGGCCTGTGGGAGCCCCTCATGTCGGGGCTGCAGCAGCGCTTGATCGACGTCTTCGGAGACCCGGTGATCTGA
- a CDS encoding TlpA family protein disulfide reductase, producing MRPGRRALTALLAATLVGASLAGCGEDPGSVNAQARAGDQKGYLSGDGSIERLAADKRQAPVALRGTTLDGKPWDAASRRGHVVVLNLWASWCPPCVAEQPRLDALHAELAKTQPTVEMMGIHAGRESSDNARDFATGHRVPYPTLAYDGQTVLALQGKAPSPPTTLVLDKQGRIAARVLGPITAERTVADLVADVAKEAG from the coding sequence ATGAGGCCCGGTCGGCGCGCCCTGACCGCCCTGCTCGCCGCGACTCTCGTGGGCGCGTCGCTGGCGGGCTGCGGCGAGGACCCCGGCTCGGTCAACGCTCAGGCGCGGGCCGGCGACCAGAAGGGCTACCTCTCCGGCGACGGCTCCATCGAGCGGCTCGCCGCGGACAAGCGCCAGGCACCCGTCGCGCTGCGCGGCACCACGCTGGACGGCAAGCCGTGGGACGCGGCCTCCCGCCGCGGCCACGTCGTCGTGCTCAACCTGTGGGCGTCCTGGTGCCCGCCCTGCGTGGCCGAGCAGCCCCGCCTCGACGCGCTGCACGCCGAGCTCGCCAAGACCCAGCCCACCGTGGAGATGATGGGCATCCACGCCGGGCGCGAGTCCAGCGACAACGCCAGGGACTTCGCCACCGGCCACCGGGTGCCCTACCCCACGCTGGCCTACGACGGCCAGACCGTCCTCGCGCTGCAGGGCAAGGCGCCCTCCCCGCCCACGACGCTGGTCCTGGACAAGCAGGGGCGGATCGCGGCGCGGGTGCTCGGGCCGATCACGGCGGAGCGCACCGTGGCCGACCTCGTCGCCGACGTCGCCAAGGAAGCCGGGTGA
- the hemL gene encoding glutamate-1-semialdehyde 2,1-aminomutase: MTTSPPAYPLAAPASQALFERAAAVIPGGVNSPVRAFRSVGGTPRFMASARGPYLTDVDGREYVDLLCSWGPMILGHQHPAVLEAVQEAATKGFSYGTPSENELLLAEAIVNRVEPVEQVRLVSSGTEATMSALRLARGFTGRSAVVKFAGCYHGHVDALLAHAGSGVATFALPDSAGVPASSAGETIVLPYNDVRALEEAFRERGDQIAAVITEAAPGNMGMVPPAPGFTEALRRVTQEHGALLISDEVMTGFRASAAGWYGLEGPTTFGAPDLFTFGKVMGGGFPAAAFGGRRDVMAHLAPAGPVYQAGTLSGNPVATAAGLATLRGCTPAVYERLETVAHAIADGVTAELSAVGVPHTIQWAGSMFSVFFREGPVLGYADAQQQDTQAFARFFHAMLSQGVHLPPSAYECWFVSAAHDDEAVDRVLTALPAAARAASAADGTVGA; encoded by the coding sequence ATGACCACGTCGCCGCCGGCATACCCCCTGGCCGCCCCCGCCTCGCAGGCCCTCTTCGAGCGGGCGGCCGCCGTGATCCCGGGGGGCGTCAACTCGCCGGTCCGGGCGTTCCGCTCAGTCGGGGGGACCCCGAGGTTCATGGCGAGCGCGCGCGGCCCCTACCTCACCGACGTCGACGGCCGGGAGTACGTCGACCTGCTGTGCTCATGGGGGCCGATGATCCTCGGGCACCAGCACCCCGCGGTGCTGGAGGCGGTGCAGGAGGCCGCGACCAAGGGCTTCTCCTACGGCACCCCCAGCGAGAACGAGCTGCTGCTCGCCGAGGCCATCGTCAACCGGGTCGAGCCGGTCGAGCAGGTGCGGCTGGTCTCCAGCGGCACCGAGGCGACGATGAGCGCGCTGCGGCTGGCGCGAGGCTTCACCGGGCGGTCGGCGGTCGTGAAGTTCGCCGGCTGCTACCACGGCCACGTCGACGCCCTGCTCGCGCACGCCGGCAGCGGGGTCGCGACCTTCGCCCTGCCCGACTCGGCCGGGGTGCCGGCCAGCTCGGCCGGCGAGACGATCGTGCTGCCCTACAACGACGTCCGTGCCCTGGAGGAGGCCTTCCGGGAGCGCGGTGACCAGATCGCCGCGGTCATCACCGAGGCCGCGCCGGGCAACATGGGCATGGTGCCGCCCGCCCCCGGCTTCACCGAGGCGCTGCGCCGCGTGACCCAGGAGCACGGCGCGCTGCTGATCAGCGACGAGGTGATGACGGGCTTCCGCGCGTCCGCGGCGGGGTGGTACGGCCTGGAGGGGCCCACGACCTTCGGCGCGCCGGACCTGTTCACCTTCGGCAAGGTCATGGGCGGCGGCTTCCCCGCGGCGGCCTTCGGGGGCCGCCGGGACGTGATGGCGCACCTGGCCCCGGCCGGGCCCGTCTACCAGGCCGGCACGCTGTCCGGCAACCCCGTGGCCACGGCGGCCGGCCTCGCGACGCTGCGCGGCTGCACCCCGGCGGTCTACGAGCGCCTCGAGACGGTGGCCCACGCCATCGCCGACGGCGTCACCGCCGAGCTGTCCGCCGTGGGCGTGCCGCACACGATCCAGTGGGCCGGGTCGATGTTCTCGGTGTTCTTCCGCGAGGGGCCGGTCCTCGGTTACGCCGACGCCCAGCAGCAGGACACGCAGGCCTTCGCGCGGTTCTTCCACGCCATGCTCAGCCAGGGCGTGCACCTGCCGCCGAGCGCCTACGAGTGCTGGTTCGTGAGCGCGGCGCACGACGACGAGGCGGTGGACCGGGTGCTGACCGCGCTGCCGGCCGCTGCCAGGGCAGCCTCAGCGGCCGATGGTACGGTGGGCGCATGA
- a CDS encoding DUF4229 domain-containing protein, producing MNPGLRYSLLRLLLFFGCLIALWLVGLRGIALVVAAGLLSMVVSVWTLRGPREEFSARIASRVDERAARAEERGAHRVSDEEAEEAELRRQAPGSDRGGEPEARGRDTGRP from the coding sequence ATGAACCCTGGGCTGCGCTACTCCCTGCTCCGGCTGCTGCTGTTCTTCGGCTGCCTGATCGCCCTGTGGCTGGTCGGGCTGCGCGGCATCGCGCTGGTCGTCGCCGCCGGCCTGCTCTCCATGGTCGTGTCGGTGTGGACGCTGCGCGGACCGCGCGAGGAGTTCAGCGCCCGCATCGCCTCGCGGGTGGACGAGCGCGCCGCCCGCGCCGAGGAGCGCGGCGCCCACCGGGTCTCCGACGAGGAGGCCGAGGAGGCCGAGCTGCGCCGGCAGGCCCCGGGCAGCGACCGCGGGGGCGAGCCGGAGGCCCGAGGCCGGGACACCGGCCGGCCATGA
- a CDS encoding uroporphyrinogen-III synthase, with amino-acid sequence MRKGSRAGTKQTPPAPQQAVGERAHVAFIGVGPGDPGLVTLRAAQLLAQAQVVVVDGADVVDLVRRHARDDAELLTDPAVAVVPEQGAPEQPRSAEGREQRLLDAVTSLADPGLVVRVMSGDPGLFTGLIRECRALADAGVPFEVVPGVSMLSAVPLYAGIPLTSPESPRLHLLDSSLQQELVESAQDDVTVVMLGTPGRLVDQLSALLEAGRDAATPVALTDHGSTAMQHTDVTTLGDAAHVLDRLGEDERLLAIVGRTVALRTSMSWFENKPLFGWQVLVPRTKEQAAATTERLERYGARPTTVPTLSIEAPRTPQQLEKAITGLVTGRYEWVGFTSVNAVRAVREKFDEYGLDARSFAGLRIAAVGGTTSAALRDWGLVPDLVPSGEQSAAGLLEEWPPYDDLLDPINRVFLPRADIATDTLVAGLQEMGWEVEDVTAYRTVRAAPPPAEIREAIKTGQFDAVVFTSSSTVRNLVGIAGKPHRATLVACIGQATAKTAEEHGLHVDVIAPEASSDSLVDALAGLGYEQARAAYDAGDPIVLPSKRRRRRRSS; translated from the coding sequence ATGCGCAAGGGCAGCAGGGCGGGGACGAAGCAGACGCCCCCGGCACCTCAGCAGGCGGTCGGTGAGCGCGCCCACGTGGCCTTCATCGGGGTCGGCCCCGGCGACCCCGGTCTCGTGACGCTGCGCGCGGCCCAGCTGCTGGCGCAGGCTCAGGTCGTGGTCGTCGACGGAGCCGACGTGGTCGACCTGGTCCGTCGCCACGCCCGTGACGACGCCGAGCTGCTGACCGACCCCGCCGTCGCCGTGGTGCCCGAGCAGGGCGCCCCCGAGCAGCCCCGCTCCGCCGAGGGGCGCGAGCAGCGGCTGCTCGACGCCGTGACGTCGCTGGCCGACCCCGGTCTCGTGGTCCGCGTGATGAGCGGCGACCCGGGCCTGTTCACCGGGCTGATCCGAGAGTGCCGGGCCCTCGCCGACGCCGGTGTCCCCTTCGAGGTGGTCCCCGGCGTCTCCATGCTCTCCGCCGTGCCGTTGTATGCCGGGATCCCGCTCACCTCGCCCGAGTCCCCCCGCCTGCACCTGCTCGACAGCTCGCTGCAGCAGGAGCTCGTGGAGTCCGCGCAGGACGACGTGACCGTGGTGATGCTGGGCACGCCCGGCCGGCTCGTCGACCAGCTGAGCGCCCTGCTGGAGGCGGGCCGAGACGCCGCGACCCCGGTGGCGCTCACCGACCACGGCTCCACCGCGATGCAGCACACCGACGTCACCACCCTGGGGGACGCGGCGCACGTGCTGGACCGGCTGGGGGAGGACGAGCGGCTCCTCGCGATCGTCGGCCGCACCGTGGCGCTGCGCACCTCGATGAGCTGGTTCGAGAACAAGCCGCTCTTCGGCTGGCAGGTGCTCGTGCCCCGCACCAAGGAGCAGGCCGCCGCCACGACCGAGCGGCTCGAGCGCTACGGCGCCCGGCCCACCACCGTCCCGACCCTCAGCATCGAGGCTCCCCGCACCCCGCAGCAGCTGGAGAAGGCCATCACGGGCCTGGTGACCGGCCGCTACGAGTGGGTGGGCTTCACCAGCGTCAACGCCGTGCGGGCGGTGCGCGAGAAGTTCGACGAGTACGGCCTCGACGCGCGCTCCTTCGCGGGGCTGCGCATCGCGGCCGTCGGTGGCACCACCTCCGCGGCGCTGCGCGACTGGGGCCTGGTGCCCGACCTGGTGCCGAGCGGGGAGCAGTCCGCCGCGGGGCTGCTCGAGGAGTGGCCGCCCTACGACGACCTGCTCGACCCCATCAACCGCGTCTTCCTGCCCCGCGCCGACATCGCCACCGACACCCTCGTCGCCGGGCTGCAGGAGATGGGCTGGGAGGTGGAGGACGTCACCGCCTACCGCACCGTGCGGGCCGCCCCGCCGCCCGCCGAGATCCGCGAGGCGATCAAGACCGGGCAGTTCGACGCCGTGGTCTTCACCTCGAGCTCGACCGTGCGCAACCTCGTCGGCATCGCCGGCAAGCCCCACCGCGCCACCCTCGTCGCCTGCATCGGCCAGGCCACGGCCAAGACCGCCGAGGAGCACGGGCTGCACGTCGACGTCATCGCCCCCGAGGCCAGCTCGGACTCCCTCGTCGACGCCCTCGCCGGGCTCGGCTACGAGCAGGCGCGGGCGGCCTACGACGCCGGCGACCCCATCGTCCTGCCCAGCAAGCGCCGGCGCCGCCGCCGCTCCAGCTGA
- the ccsB gene encoding c-type cytochrome biogenesis protein CcsB, which translates to MTPQTLADLSNLSVYSALVVLGLAFVAFAVDLARTRSRAMVDEQGRMPSAHPTAVAAASGGTTDTLVRTDTAARDDAAAAGRRPAAGIGLSLTRLAALLLVAAVVLRALSVMRPPWGNLYEYLLTASTAIAVVYVVLSLRRDMRWLGIFVTALIMLILGPALSVYTEAGQLMPSLRSYWLVVHVSIAILATAMFAIGAALGVLYLVQDTSERRRRAGASLGAWRQTLLAAVPGSRALDRMAYGLHVVAFPLWTFTVIAGAIWAEKAWGRYWGWDPKEVWSFIIWVVYAAYLHARATTGWKTRSATWIALAGFLCIVMNSFVVNKFMSGMHSYSGM; encoded by the coding sequence ATGACCCCCCAGACCCTCGCCGACCTCTCCAACCTCAGCGTCTACTCCGCGCTCGTGGTGCTGGGGCTGGCCTTCGTCGCCTTCGCGGTCGACCTTGCCCGCACCCGCAGCCGGGCCATGGTCGACGAGCAGGGCCGTATGCCGAGCGCCCACCCGACCGCCGTGGCCGCCGCCTCGGGCGGGACCACCGACACCCTGGTCCGGACCGACACCGCCGCCCGGGACGACGCTGCGGCCGCCGGTCGGCGGCCCGCGGCGGGGATCGGCCTGTCGCTGACCCGCCTCGCGGCGCTGCTGCTCGTCGCGGCGGTGGTGCTGCGCGCGCTGTCCGTGATGCGGCCCCCGTGGGGCAACCTCTACGAGTACCTCCTCACCGCGTCGACCGCCATCGCCGTGGTGTACGTGGTGCTGTCGCTGCGCCGGGACATGCGCTGGCTCGGGATCTTCGTCACCGCGCTGATCATGCTGATCCTGGGGCCGGCGCTGTCGGTCTACACCGAGGCCGGCCAGCTGATGCCGTCGCTGCGGTCCTACTGGCTCGTGGTGCACGTGTCGATCGCGATCCTCGCCACCGCGATGTTCGCGATCGGCGCCGCGCTGGGCGTGCTCTACCTCGTGCAGGACACCAGCGAGCGCCGGCGGCGCGCCGGGGCCTCGCTCGGCGCGTGGCGCCAGACCCTGCTCGCCGCCGTCCCCGGCTCGCGGGCCCTGGACCGCATGGCCTACGGCCTGCACGTCGTGGCGTTCCCGCTGTGGACCTTCACCGTCATCGCCGGCGCGATCTGGGCCGAGAAGGCCTGGGGCCGCTACTGGGGCTGGGACCCCAAGGAGGTGTGGTCGTTCATCATCTGGGTGGTCTACGCCGCCTACCTTCACGCCCGGGCCACCACCGGGTGGAAGACCCGCTCGGCGACCTGGATCGCGCTCGCCGGCTTCCTGTGCATCGTCATGAACTCGTTCGTCGTCAACAAGTTCATGTCCGGCATGCACTCCTACTCCGGGATGTGA
- a CDS encoding MarR family winged helix-turn-helix transcriptional regulator, which produces MRWLSATEQVAWRAYLRGQRLLEVALDKDLQAHGVSLSEYEILSMLSEQPGRRQRMSELAALVVQSRSRLTHTANRLEGRGWVERHPVPGDGRGVELVLTEAGFAALVEMAPVHVESVRRHWLDALPPELVTALGDAMARVRDDLGTTQQQRAEADRIARG; this is translated from the coding sequence GTGCGGTGGCTCAGCGCGACCGAGCAGGTCGCGTGGCGCGCCTACCTGCGGGGCCAGCGGCTGCTGGAGGTCGCTCTGGACAAGGACCTGCAGGCCCACGGGGTGTCGCTGTCGGAGTACGAGATCCTCTCGATGCTGTCCGAGCAGCCCGGCCGCCGGCAGCGCATGTCCGAGCTCGCCGCCCTCGTGGTGCAGTCACGCTCCCGGCTCACCCACACCGCCAACCGGCTCGAGGGACGCGGCTGGGTCGAGCGGCACCCGGTGCCCGGTGACGGCCGCGGGGTGGAGCTGGTGCTCACCGAGGCCGGGTTCGCGGCGCTCGTCGAGATGGCCCCGGTGCACGTCGAGAGCGTCCGGCGGCACTGGCTCGACGCCCTGCCGCCCGAGCTGGTGACGGCGCTCGGCGACGCCATGGCCCGGGTGCGCGACGACCTCGGGACCACCCAGCAGCAGCGGGCCGAGGCCGACCGGATCGCCCGCGGCTGA
- the resB gene encoding cytochrome c biogenesis protein ResB, producing the protein MPATTRDRTDIAQPRLGPLGWARWAWRQLTSMRTALLLLLLLAVAAIPGSVFPQRDIDPVKVRTYLDQHKSLGPWMDRASLFDVYASPWFAAVYLLLFISLVGCVVPRLGILWRELRAQPPRAPRRLDRFPEHRQVDLGDVDPAHALTTARELLRERRYRVRAGGRETGDGASAARGTATDEDGGRAAYGLLTDGVSGERGYLREAGNLLFHLALLVVIVAVAVGHLLGWRVDAIVPEGETFANTTSQHDTFSKGPWVDEESLPPFTVRIDKVTVEFETQLKGKQFGQPRSFAADTTTRAEPGAPEKPQRLEVNHPLSFGQSSVYLLGNGYAPVIVVKDAQGRQVYDQATVFRPQDNNYTSTGAVKVSALPEGKQLGFLGMFAPTISDAGLRAMPQSDFPAPAAPGLLLEMWEGTLFPDGRPQSVYTLETSAMKQPKTASGLPVRLALRPGETQQLPGGRGSVTFEGYKRFAGLSVRHDPGKPVALAGAALVLVGLIMSLLIRRRRAFVRVTDREGRRLLEVAGLSKSEDPRLGDAVDDLTAELCSRLGLAAPARPLEETVR; encoded by the coding sequence ATGCCCGCCACCACCCGTGACCGCACCGACATCGCCCAGCCCCGGCTGGGCCCGCTCGGCTGGGCCCGCTGGGCCTGGCGGCAGCTCACGAGCATGCGCACCGCGCTGCTCCTGCTGCTGCTGCTCGCCGTGGCCGCCATCCCCGGCTCGGTCTTCCCGCAGCGCGACATCGACCCCGTCAAGGTCCGCACCTACCTCGACCAGCACAAGAGCCTCGGGCCCTGGATGGACCGGGCGTCGCTCTTCGACGTCTACGCCTCCCCGTGGTTCGCGGCCGTCTACCTGCTCCTCTTCATCTCCCTGGTCGGGTGCGTCGTGCCGCGCCTCGGCATCCTGTGGCGCGAGCTGCGCGCCCAGCCGCCGCGCGCCCCGCGGCGCCTGGACCGCTTCCCCGAGCACCGGCAGGTCGACCTCGGCGACGTCGACCCCGCCCACGCCCTCACCACCGCCCGGGAGCTGCTGCGCGAGCGCCGCTACCGGGTGCGCGCGGGCGGGCGGGAGACCGGGGACGGGGCCTCGGCGGCGCGCGGGACGGCGACCGACGAGGACGGCGGGCGCGCGGCATACGGCCTGCTGACCGACGGGGTGTCGGGAGAGCGGGGCTACCTGCGCGAGGCGGGCAACCTGCTCTTCCACCTGGCGCTGCTCGTGGTCATCGTCGCGGTCGCCGTCGGCCACCTGCTCGGCTGGCGCGTCGACGCGATCGTGCCCGAGGGCGAGACCTTCGCCAACACGACCAGCCAGCACGACACCTTCTCCAAGGGGCCGTGGGTGGACGAGGAGTCGCTGCCGCCGTTCACGGTGCGCATCGACAAGGTGACCGTCGAGTTCGAGACCCAGCTCAAGGGCAAGCAGTTCGGCCAGCCGCGGTCCTTCGCGGCGGACACCACCACCCGCGCCGAGCCCGGCGCCCCCGAGAAGCCGCAGCGGCTCGAGGTCAACCACCCGCTGAGCTTCGGCCAGTCCTCGGTCTACCTGCTCGGCAACGGCTACGCGCCCGTCATCGTCGTCAAGGACGCCCAGGGGCGCCAGGTCTACGACCAGGCGACGGTCTTCCGGCCGCAGGACAACAACTACACGTCCACCGGCGCCGTCAAGGTGTCCGCGCTGCCGGAGGGCAAGCAGCTGGGCTTCCTCGGGATGTTCGCGCCGACCATCTCCGACGCCGGGCTGCGCGCGATGCCGCAGAGCGACTTCCCGGCGCCCGCGGCGCCGGGGCTGCTGCTGGAGATGTGGGAGGGGACGCTCTTCCCCGACGGGCGCCCACAGTCCGTCTACACCCTCGAGACCTCCGCCATGAAGCAGCCCAAGACCGCCTCCGGCCTGCCGGTCCGGCTCGCGCTGCGCCCCGGCGAGACCCAGCAGCTGCCCGGCGGGCGCGGCTCGGTGACCTTCGAGGGCTACAAGCGCTTCGCCGGCCTGTCGGTGCGCCACGACCCGGGCAAGCCGGTGGCGCTCGCGGGCGCCGCGCTCGTGCTCGTCGGCCTGATCATGTCGCTGCTGATCCGACGCCGACGCGCCTTCGTGCGGGTCACCGACCGCGAAGGACGTAGGCTGCTGGAGGTGGCCGGTCTCTCCAAGAGCGAGGACCCCCGCCTCGGTGACGCCGTCGACGACCTGACCGCGGAGCTCTGCTCCCGGCTCGGCCTGGCTGCACCCGCCCGCCCTCTCGAGGAGACCGTCCGATGA
- a CDS encoding histidine phosphatase family protein, whose amino-acid sequence MTMPERTVVHLVRHGEVHNPDKLLYGRLPDFHLSELGVRMAEMIATSLDGHDVALVVASPLERAQETARPTAERFGLPILTDSRLIEAGNHFEGRRFGHGQGSLRHPGNWWLVRNPFRPSWGEPYRQIARRMEQAADAARRQAPGREVVLVSHQLPVWTLRRHLEGRPLWHDPRNRQCTLASLTSLHYEGDRLDAIVYSEPAASLLPVAEPSVGA is encoded by the coding sequence ATGACGATGCCCGAGCGCACCGTGGTGCACCTCGTGCGTCACGGGGAGGTGCACAACCCCGACAAGCTGCTCTACGGCCGGCTGCCGGACTTCCACCTGTCCGAGCTGGGGGTCCGGATGGCCGAGATGATCGCGACCTCCCTGGACGGGCACGACGTCGCGCTGGTCGTCGCCTCCCCGCTGGAGCGCGCGCAGGAGACCGCCCGGCCCACGGCCGAGCGGTTCGGGCTGCCGATCCTGACCGACAGCCGGCTGATCGAGGCGGGCAACCACTTCGAGGGCCGCCGGTTCGGCCACGGGCAGGGGTCGCTGCGGCACCCCGGCAATTGGTGGCTGGTCCGCAACCCCTTCAGGCCGTCCTGGGGCGAGCCCTACCGCCAGATCGCCCGGCGCATGGAGCAGGCCGCCGACGCCGCCCGCCGCCAGGCACCCGGCCGCGAGGTCGTCCTCGTCTCCCACCAGCTGCCGGTGTGGACGCTGCGGCGCCACCTCGAGGGACGCCCGCTGTGGCACGACCCCCGCAACCGGCAGTGCACCCTGGCCAGCCTGACCAGCCTGCACTACGAGGGCGACCGGCTGGACGCCATCGTCTACAGCGAGCCCGCCGCGTCGCTGCTGCCCGTGGCCGAGCCGTCGGTCGGGGCATGA
- a CDS encoding LysE family translocator → MTLAGAVASFAVVAGLMTLTPGLDTALVLRTATRRGRRAAAAAALGISAGVLVWAVAAAVGVSALLTASATAYAVVRYGGAAYMLWLGVGMLRAAWRGESHQPDEATVRTGSTAWAAFRQGLLVNLMNPKVGAFYVALLPQFIPQGDSAGLVGALLGLVHTAEGMVWFALLILAVDRMRGWLARPAAQRWIDGVAGTAVVGFGLRLGLSRA, encoded by the coding sequence ATGACGCTCGCCGGCGCCGTCGCGTCGTTCGCGGTCGTCGCGGGGCTCATGACCCTCACCCCGGGCCTGGACACGGCCCTGGTGCTGCGCACCGCCACACGTCGGGGGCGCCGGGCCGCCGCCGCGGCAGCCCTCGGGATCAGCGCGGGCGTGCTGGTGTGGGCCGTGGCCGCAGCCGTGGGGGTGTCGGCGCTGCTGACCGCCTCGGCGACGGCCTACGCCGTGGTGCGATACGGGGGAGCGGCATACATGCTGTGGCTCGGCGTGGGGATGCTGCGCGCGGCCTGGCGCGGGGAGTCGCACCAGCCGGACGAGGCGACGGTGCGGACCGGCTCGACGGCCTGGGCCGCCTTCCGACAGGGGCTGCTGGTCAACCTGATGAACCCCAAGGTCGGGGCGTTCTACGTCGCGCTGCTCCCGCAGTTCATCCCGCAGGGCGACTCGGCGGGGCTCGTGGGCGCGCTGCTCGGGTTGGTGCACACCGCCGAGGGGATGGTGTGGTTCGCCCTGCTGATCCTCGCGGTGGACCGGATGCGCGGTTGGCTGGCGCGGCCGGCGGCGCAGCGTTGGATCGACGGCGTCGCCGGGACGGCCGTCGTGGGCTTCGGGCTGCGGCTCGGGTTGTCGCGGGCCTGA